A stretch of Bradyrhizobium sp. AZCC 2262 DNA encodes these proteins:
- a CDS encoding ABC transporter permease gives MSTYSVSDAISVEGSRTSSSRAEAIGDWLKSSGIGVAAAVAWISFGWSCLWWQDLGDWSRTYALGIAALVVAAVALFGTLSADFLGPAGPALRSRAPWLVVLGLFLTVWELATAKLAWLPLPFFPPPQAILEVYTDDLPKLLDSVFASVKLQLGGYVIGATVGFLTGVSIGWSRSVGYWIHPVLRFIGPLPATAWLPIAFFTFPSSWSASTFLIALATGFPVTVLTWSGVASVSNAYYDVARTLGAKPSFLVLKVAIPAALPHVFVGLFMGLGSSFAVLVVAEMIGVKAGLGWYLQWAQGWAAYANMYAALIVMSLLCSGAITLLFRTRDRLLVWQKGVVKW, from the coding sequence ATGTCGACGTATTCGGTGTCTGATGCGATTTCCGTCGAGGGCTCGCGCACATCCAGCTCTCGCGCGGAAGCGATCGGCGATTGGCTGAAGAGCTCCGGCATCGGGGTTGCTGCCGCCGTAGCCTGGATATCGTTCGGTTGGTCATGCCTGTGGTGGCAGGACCTTGGCGACTGGTCGCGGACATACGCGCTCGGTATTGCGGCACTTGTGGTCGCAGCAGTAGCGCTGTTTGGCACGCTGAGTGCCGACTTCCTTGGGCCCGCGGGGCCGGCCTTGCGCAGCCGTGCGCCGTGGCTTGTCGTGCTCGGCCTGTTCCTGACGGTGTGGGAACTCGCAACCGCAAAACTTGCCTGGCTGCCGTTGCCGTTCTTTCCGCCGCCTCAGGCCATCCTCGAAGTTTACACGGACGATCTGCCAAAGCTGCTCGACAGCGTTTTTGCGTCGGTGAAACTGCAACTCGGCGGTTATGTCATCGGCGCCACTGTTGGCTTCCTGACCGGTGTTTCGATCGGTTGGTCGCGAAGCGTTGGCTACTGGATTCATCCGGTTCTGCGCTTCATCGGCCCGCTGCCGGCAACGGCGTGGCTTCCGATTGCCTTCTTCACCTTTCCCTCGAGCTGGAGCGCCAGCACGTTCCTGATCGCGCTGGCGACCGGCTTCCCCGTGACGGTGCTCACCTGGTCGGGCGTCGCGAGCGTGAGCAACGCTTATTACGATGTCGCGCGCACCCTCGGCGCCAAGCCGTCGTTTCTCGTGCTCAAGGTCGCCATACCGGCGGCGCTGCCGCATGTGTTCGTCGGATTGTTCATGGGGCTCGGGTCGTCCTTCGCCGTGCTGGTCGTGGCGGAAATGATCGGCGTCAAGGCAGGGCTCGGCTGGTATCTGCAATGGGCGCAAGGCTGGGCAGCCTACGCCAACATGTATGCGGCGCTCATCGTGATGTCGCTGCTGTGCTCCGGCGCCATCACGCTCCTG